CGGGCACTGCAGCGCATCCATCAGAGGCCAGATGGGATTTGGCCGCGGCGAGCATGGCCTGAGAcaacgggaaggggagccggaggaGAGGAAGGATCGATGGCGGAGGAAAAGGGGGACGGGGAGGCGTCGATCTGCAGGGCACCGTCGTCTTCGATTCGCCTGGGCGCTGCCTGGGTGCCGCAGTACTCTGTCTCGTGGCGGAGGACCGAATGGACGAAAGAGAGGCCCGAACCGTTTTCTTTTGCGGGCTTGAGCCAATTCGGCTGAAATCGGAGCTGCGGCCCTTCGAATTGCCACGAGGAGTGGGCGCGTGCGAGCAAAAACTACTGCGTATTCATTACCATTTTGGaaaaagtctaaaataaaccttGAACTTGTAGACGAAAAATAATTCAAACCCCAAACTCTTAATCCCGGAAATCAGCACAACAAACTCTTTAATCatggtctattttaaaccttgagcATGTTCCCAAACAGGGACTATCTACGTGGCACGTCGAGCCCCGCGAAAGTTGAGTGCGCtcgcgactgggccggcccaacagaCACAACCCGATTTTTCTTTTCCTCTTTTGTAACACGGAAGTAAAAATNNNNNNNNNNNNNNNNNNNNNNNNNNNNNNNNNNNNNNNNNNNNNNNNNNNNNNNNNNNNNNNNNNNNNNNNNNNNNNNNNNNNNNNNNNNNNNNNNNNNNNNNNNNNNNNNNNNNNNNNNNNNNNNNNNNNNNNNNNNNNNNNNNNNNNNNNNNNNNNNNNNNNNNNNNNNNNNNNNNNNNNNNNNNNNNNNNNNNNNNNNNNNNNNNNNNNNNNNNNNNNNNNNNNNNNNNNNNNNNNNNNNNNNNNNNNNNNNNNNNNNNNNNNNNNNNNNNNNNNNNNNNNNNNGTAATGGAACTTGCGCCCACGAGGTTCAAACTCCACCCGTGCTAGCCACTAGAACCATTGGCTGTTAGTGCTATAATTAGAGGCCCGGGAAATGTAACCACATATCGTAGCGTCCAGATTTGAAAGTATCTTTGGGCACAAAAAGAAAAGATTTGAAAAATATCTGTTAGGGCAAACGTATATTGGAAACGTGTAGGCCCGAATAACTTTTGAAATATCCATTTTTTTAAGTGCGAGGCATGAACAAAACACGGTTAGTCATTTTTAGCGAACTTTGGTCGAATAAAAAAGCGCACTGCGGTGTGGCTTCATTCTGGACCGGACGAGGTTTCGGACCTATGTAATGCAGACATGGCTGCCACTTAATTAATGAATTCCTTTTTCCCCGTAAAAAAAAGAACACTTTCTAAAAATTCTGAATACTTTTTTaaagaacattttttttgaaaacacaATCAATTTTGAAAAAGCGAACATTATTTGGAACATAAACATTTTTAGCAAAAATGCAACAAATATTGAAACCTGAACAAATGTTTTCTTAAACAATGTAAAAAAAATGTTCATATGGTTTTATAAAATGTATATTTGAGATAATGTTACCCTGTCACATTttcgattttttttggaatttcgtACATTATTTGTGTTAAAAAATATTCGTTATTTTAAAATTGTTCAAAAAAAATTTCCAAGCAATGTTTCAACGGTTTTAAAAAAATGTGTTCATATATAAACGTTCCTCTCTGTCCTTATATGCAATGTGCAATTTATAATGACGAGAAGCCGTCATGGCGATTGGCTATGTCCGGCCGCCGCGAGTTCCAGGTCCCTAGCTAGTTGGGGACCTATCACAAGCGcactgttgcttctatttttgtcgCACCTAATATATGAAAAGTGGGTTCACGtatatttttaaaaaatatttatttTCATTACGAAAATGTAAACAATTTTATTATCATTATGAAaatgtaaaaaaaaggaaaaaaaagatagcAGAACGAGCCAGCCTAGTCAACGATCCTTGCCACGTCAGCAAATACCAGCTAAACGCCCTCAAGGTTTAAAATATACCGGGATCAAAAAGTTCGGTGTGCTAATTTCTGGGATAGAAAGTTCGGTGTTCGATTTAGCTTTTGTATACAAGTTCAAGatttgttttgaactttttcctTACCATTTCGGTTTGCTATTTTAGAGTACATCCAAACACCTGAATTGGGGCAGCCCAATACCAAATCCAATACAGAGAACTCAATACAGACATCCAAACACATGCAGAATCAACGTTTGGTAAAAGAAATGCAAACTAAAATAACAAGGAACCAAATTTTATTCTATGGATCACTAGCTTCAAGTCAAAATGAATCGACTGATTCCACTGGATTCTTTTTCATAGAAAAAAAATGTTGTTTTGTAAATCAGATTAGGCCTATGGGAGCATAAATGCATATTGTTTGAACTTTCATGACTTTAAGCAATTTTTAGGACTTGTGGTGCTATTAGCTCTTTGAAAAAAGTAGCAGACAATACCTCTTTAGAAGTAGTGTTTTTTGATTCGCAAAAATAATACTTTCTTAGAATTCTTTATGgggtctgctctctctctctctctctctctctatctatctatctatctatctatctatctatctatctatctatctatctatctaNNNNNNNNNNNNNNNNNNNNNNNNNNNNNNNNNNNNNNNNNNNNNNNNNNNNNNNNNNNNNNNNNNNNNNNNNNNNNNNNNNNNNNNNNNNNNNNNNNNNNNNNNNNNNNNNNNNNNNNNNNNNNNNNNNNNNNNNNNNNNNNNNNNNNNNNNNNNNNNNNNNNNNNNNNNNNNNNNNNNNNNNNTGTTCGGGGCTCCTTCAATTTAAAAGATTTTTCTAGGAATTTTGAAGGATTGGAATCCTTCGAATGTTTTCTATGTTTGTTGTTTGATTTGTAAGAGCAAATTCGATAGGATTTTTCCTAAGGATTTATTTATTCTACATTTCATAAAAGACATAGCAATTACTGAAACCCTCGAAAGAATCCTTTGTCTTCCTGTAATGCAATCATGCAAAAGTAAATTATATAGGATTCAAATGAGCATGACATGGCAATTATATGTTTCCCCTTTTTGCTGGTCAATCCTATGTTTTCATATTCTTTCGTTTTTGAAATTCTGCTAATCAAAAGGCCCCCTAAAAATTATTCTACCTACGTGCTCTTCCGGTGAATTGCATCGGGCCTCAGGGAAAATTGCCTCCGGGTGAGTGTTTGGATTCTTGTGAAATTTGTATGAATAGAGGAACTTTCCTGCGTTTTACTATTCATCACGGTTCTTCCTTCGTGTTGAACGCAACAAGGGCACTGAAAAGTGTCGACAAATGGCTCGCTAAATGAATCAGAGCGCAATTTTTGTACTAATAACACACTATAGTGCGATATAGCACGTTAATAGTGAACTTTAAGTCCGATATAGCGTGCTAATTTTTTTTCATTGTTCAAGGTGAAAATTCCTGTGAGAATCTCTCATTCCAAGTTTCCTTTgattgtttttttaatttttttagggGACTTTGatcgtttttatttattttttgtttgagTCAAAATCGTTTTTAGTGGATCCGAAGTTTCCTTTCAAATTCATGTGAACCGAGCAGGCCCTAAACTTGACCCACCCCCAACGGGCCATTCGCGAGTCACCCAGCACACCCGCCACGTGCCCTGGCCGCTTGTCGAACTCCGCAACGGCTATATCGGGCACCTCCTCTCTGATACGTGGGCCCAACGAATCTATGTAGTCTCGCTTTCCTTTCCTCCATGACCGCCCTTGACTTTTAAACGCCAAAAGACTCACACCCAAACCCGCACAGACCGAAGCAATCAAGCAAATCGACCAGCACATGGCGGCCATGGCCATGAACCCCACCTCGCCGGCCCCATCCGCGAAGCTCCGGACGCCTCCGTACCACCACCCCTCCCCCGCGGCTGAGGAGGAGCCCATGgcgacgccgccgccgaagccgaCGGGCCAGAGGTCGCCCATGCCGTCGCCGCTGCAGCTTTCCGGCGGGTACTCGCTCCACGAGCTGCTCCTGCTGTCCCCGTCCCCGACCTCCCGCCGCACCCGCTCGGGACAGCGGGGCGCGGCCGGGGCAGGCGGCGTGGATTCGAGCCTGGAGATGGCGGGGACGCCTCCCAGGCGGCGGCGCGCGACGCCCGCGGGGGCCTCGCCGAGGAACGCGAGGCGGGCGAGGCGGAGGCTGGAGAAGGAGGCCGAGCCGGAGGAGGAAGCCATTAGGAAGGCGCGCAGGAGGAGGTCCTCCAGGGTGGCCTCCAAGGTCGCGGCCGCGGTGGCTGTGGacaaggcggtggcggcggcggccgccgccccAGGGAAGGAGGACGACATGAGTTTGGCCTTGGTTCCTGCTCCTGCCGATGCCACTCATGGTGAGCATTGCTAGATTTCTGGTTGAAGAAAGCATTGCTAGATCCGAATGCTCACTTCCTAGTAACTGCTGTTGTTGTTTTAGTCACAGAAACTGACGCTCTGGAGCAGTCCGGATGGGAAAGTCTCTGGGAAAGGGTCGTCGAGCTAGTGGTGTGGAAGGACGTGGCGAAATCAGCACTCTGGTTCGGGCTGGGATCCATGTTCTTCTTATCTTTCTCCTTTTCAAGAGAGATCACTTTCAGGTATGCGTGATCTGCTACTCTTTTACCTCAAATCTCTACTCTGTTCTATGTTTCTTCCTATGCTAATCTCGTATAATTTTCCGGTGACCATCTCTGCAGCCCAATTTCTGTATTTTGTCAGCTGGGCGTTATCATTTTGGGTCTAGCCTTCTTTAAGGATTCTGTGCCACAGAGGTACGAAGTATGAACCAATGATCATTTGTGCCACAGAACTAGTTCGTTACTCTGTTCGAACCGAGCAATTAATTACAGTTTTGTAGCAGGCAGCCGGTGAGGGAAACGAACTTCCAGTTGACTGAAAAAGATGTGATTCGTGCTGCCGGAGCTGTGTTGCCGATTGCTAACTCCATCATATCCACGGCACAAGTGATCTTCTCGGGCAACCCATCGATGACTCTCAAAGTAAGCATTAAATTGTATTCCTAACTGGATCGTTCTGGCTGAAGCATAACTTTTTCCCTAAGTAATTTATAAATCTTTGTCTCTCTGATATCTGAATCTTAGGTATTGCCTGTTCTTCTGTTCGGCGCAAAATACGGTAGTCTGATTACGGTATGGAGGCTTCTAGCCACAGGTACAAAAGACATAAAGTACTATCAGAACAATCTTAGCATGACTGCGGTCCTATATCATTTTCTTATTCACGAATTTTTGCAGGTTTCTTCACCAGTTTTACACTCCCAAAGCTTTATATCTGCTATTCAACTCAAATTCATGTGATAGGTATAATTAGTAGTCCATACTCTGGATTACCTTATTTGTTATATATGGCTACTGTTACCCAAACTCATAGCATAACACTAACAGCGATGTCTACCCTTTTTACCCCAGCTGAGAATTTGATAGACCGGGCTCTAGAAGCATGGAAGGCTTGCCCCCGCAAGAAATTCGTTGCGGGTACAGCAGTGACAGTTTGCTGGAATTTGTTTAGTGTTAAGACACGCTTCGTGGCAGGTACAGTTGGGAAAACTTTTTTTGTGGTGGCAATCTTTCAGATTTAGCTCCAATGCAGTGCTGATGAAAGTATGATATATTTATTAGCAAATGACAAGAAGTTTACCATATGAGCCTTGATTTGCACATGGAAAAAGTTGTGTAAATTCTGACACCTGTATGGTGTCATTTTCTCCACCAAAAGAATCTAGAAAGAAATGGCCTGGAGGGTTTCAGGAAACTAAAACCCAAGTCAATTTTCAATATTGGATAGGTAGTGTTAACATCTCATGTGCGAGCTTTAGACACTTGGTGCATGAGAAAACATTCCTTTTCTTATGATTCcggttgaattcaaattcaatgtGAAAAATCGTTCATGACTGCGGCAAATTCATTATACATGAAAGTGCATCTTTTTCTGGCAGCCTTCATTTCAGTAGTGATACTGCGGTACAATCATCAGACCGCAGGGCTGGTGTGATCCGGGAAGTTGAATGTTGCCAAGATGATCAAGAGCACTAGAACAGCAAATGGAGGTAGAACCATAGAAGACCGGAGTTGAATTTGCCGCAGG
Above is a window of Triticum dicoccoides isolate Atlit2015 ecotype Zavitan chromosome 5B, WEW_v2.0, whole genome shotgun sequence DNA encoding:
- the LOC119307562 gene encoding reticulon-like protein B18 isoform X1 — protein: MAAMAMNPTSPAPSAKLRTPPYHHPSPAAEEEPMATPPPKPTGQRSPMPSPLQLSGGYSLHELLLLSPSPTSRRTRSGQRGAAGAGGVDSSLEMAGTPPRRRRATPAGASPRNARRARRRLEKEAEPEEEAIRKARRRRSSRVASKVAAAVAVDKAVAAAAAAPGKEDDMSLALVPAPADATHVTETDALEQSGWESLWERVVELVVWKDVAKSALWFGLGSMFFLSFSFSREITFSPISVFCQLGVIILGLAFFKDSVPQSRQPVRETNFQLTEKDVIRAAGAVLPIANSIISTAQVIFSGNPSMTLKVLPVLLFGAKYGSLITVWRLLATGFFTSFTLPKLYICYSTQIHVIAENLIDRALEAWKACPRKKFVAGTAVTVCWNLFSVKTRFVAAFISVVILRYNHQTAGLV
- the LOC119307562 gene encoding reticulon-like protein B18 isoform X2, whose translation is MAAMAMNPTSPAPSAKLRTPPYHHPSPAAEEEPMATPPPKPTGQRSPMPSPLQLSGGYSLHELLLLSPSPTSRRTRSGQRGAAGAGGVDSSLEMAGTPPRRRRATPAGASPRNARRARRRLEKEAEPEEEAIRKARRRRSSRVASKVAAAVAVDKAVAAAAAAPGKEDDMSLALVPAPADATHVTETDALEQSGWESLWERVVELVVWKDVAKSALWFGLGSMFFLSFSFSREITFSPISVFCQLGVIILGLAFFKDSVPQRQPVRETNFQLTEKDVIRAAGAVLPIANSIISTAQVIFSGNPSMTLKVLPVLLFGAKYGSLITVWRLLATGFFTSFTLPKLYICYSTQIHVIAENLIDRALEAWKACPRKKFVAGTAVTVCWNLFSVKTRFVAAFISVVILRYNHQTAGLV